A single Ctenopharyngodon idella isolate HZGC_01 chromosome 22, HZGC01, whole genome shotgun sequence DNA region contains:
- the LOC127505241 gene encoding sodium-dependent lysophosphatidylcholine symporter 1-like isoform X2: MANNNANILYSRNDDKIACATENDDDEQKTPGIPLSRKLCYAVGGMPYQMTATAKGFFMQIFLLDVVKMEAFSASIILFLGRAWDGITDPLIGYAVSKSGRTRIGKLIPWIVFTMPLGVLSYVMLWYTPQDTMSSSFSFSWYFIWCCLFDTFMSCYHVPYSSLNMFLGGNEKDRDSATGYRMGMEMFATLAGAAIQGQIVGVHHAKKTRDCSLQNDTVEPSGNHTDEISVTLQNTRTAYLTGALVLGILYFLCCLVLFLGVKEQLAPLSKLDRINISYLTGIKMMLGHTPYVRLVFGFLFASLAFQTAATISIPVWQTLLVKIGKKTTIFIGLLMYIPALIVISLVKSNLPVFIIMSMLAGTSLASLFLLPWSMLPDVVDDFKVKNPSCQDIEPLFYSCYVFFNKFGGGMSVGISTLVLHFVGYKPGACKHNPEVIHSLRLLFAPVPICLLLISLVIFCFYPINEERRQEIQNALRKAGTETSMKGEEELSL; the protein is encoded by the exons ATGGCCAACAATAATGCGAATATACTGTACAGTcgaaatgatgacaaaatagcCTGCGCGACAGAAAATGACGACGATGAGCAG AAAACCCCAGGCATCCCTTTGTCCAGAAAGCTGTGTTATGCCGTTGGAGGAATGCCTTATCAAATGACTGCAACCGCCAAGGGCTTTTTCATGCAGATCTTTTTACTGGACGTTGTGAAG ATGGAAGCTTTCTCTGCATCCATCATCCTCTTCCTTGGTCGAGCTTGGGATGGCATTACGGATCCTCTGATTGGTTATGCTGTGAGCAAGAGTGGACGGACCAGAATTGGCAAACTTATTCCTTG GATTGTTTTCACAATGCCACTTGGGGTCCTATCGTATGTCATGCTCTGGTATACCCCACAGGACACCATGTCCTCTTCCTTCAGTTTCAGCTGGTACTTCATATGGTGCTGTCTGTTTGACACCTTCATGAGT TGCTACCATGTGCCGTATTCTTCCCTAAACATGTTTCTGGGGGGGAATGAGAAGGATCGAGACTCAGCCACTGGTTACA GGATGGGCATGGAAATGTTCGCTACACTGGCGGGGGCCGCCATTCAGGGTCAGATTGTGGGAGTGCACCATGCCAAAAAAACACGCGACTGCAGCTTACAGAATGACACGGTTGAGCCTTCTGGGAACCACACAGATGAAATATCTGTCACTCTACAAAACACA AGAACAGCCTATTTGACTGGTGCACTAGTATTAGGAATTCTGTACTTCCTGTGCTGCCTCGTGCTTTTTCTTGGAGTAAAGGAACAGTTGG CACCTCTGAGTAAACTGGACCGCATAAATATCTCCTATCTTACTGGTATAAAGATGATGTTGGGACACACTCCATATGTGCGGCTTGTATTTGGCTTCCTCTTTGCTTCACTAGCATTCCAG ACAGCAGCCACAATATCCATCCCAGTGTGGCAGACGTTATTGGTCAAAATAGGCAAGAAGACTACTATATTCATTGGCCTTTTA ATGTATATACCAGCTCTAATTGTGATATCCCTAGTGAAAAGTAATTTACCTGTCTTCATTATTATGTCCATGTTAGCTGGCACAAGTCTGGCATCCCTCTTTTTACTCCCTTG gtcAATGTTGCCAGATGTAGTAGATGACTTCAAAGTCAAGAACCCATCTTGCCAGGATATAGAACCACTATTCTACTCCTGTTATGTTTTCTTCAACAAATTCGGTGGAGGCATGTCTGTTGGAATCTCTACTTTGGTACTACA CTTCGTAGGATATAAGCCTGGTGCTTGTAAACATAATCCAGAGGTCATACACTCGCTGCGGCTGCTCTTCGCTCCAGTGCCCATCTGCCTGTTGCTCATCAGCTTGGTGATTTTTTGCTTCTATCCCATCAATGAAGAGAGACGGCAGGAAATCCAGAATGCTTTAAGGAAAGCAGG GACAGAGACCAGCATGAAAGGAGAAGAAGAACTGAGCCTATGA
- the LOC127505516 gene encoding F-box only protein 44-like — MLRSRHTKVSNKVPLSSQKIRMGQSESGHIHVASRKRRSEECTVLHSDVPDVPLAVVEEILLNLPAHQVVRVCRLVCREWKELVDSASHWRERCRREGIQPCDASRPPKDWRLFYFLTKKQRNLLKNPRADDVLQGWEIVCNGGDGWAVEGNRKPFPDNTVTKCFVTSYGLCLKRQLIDLKKEGYSAALMDQVQPHIKISDWYAPCPDCGSEYQICVELLDQRKNPIRTFQPETVIFPSGNSEPWCQMTHIFKDYGPGVQFIRFTHGGKDTRFWAGHFGIRITSSSVEINPTDEG; from the exons ATGCTAAG GTCCAGGCACACAAAAGTGTCAAATAAAGTACCACTGTCTTCTCAAAAAATAAGAATGGGTCAGTCAGAGAGCGGGCACATTCATGTTGCTTCGAGGAAACGCAGATCAGAGGAA TGCACAGTTCTGCATTCAGATGTTCCAGATGTTCCTCTAGCTGTGGTTGAGGAGATCCTACTGAACCTGCCTGCACATCAGGTGGTGCGAGTCTGTCGGCTGGTGTGTCGTGAGTGGAAGGAGCTGGTGGACAGtgcttcacactggagagagcgCTGTCGGAGAGAGGGGATCCAGCCCTGTGATGCTTCCAGACCCCCAAAGGACTGGCGCCTGTTTTACTTTCTTACTAAGAAACAACGTAACTTACTCAAGAATCCCAGAGCGGATG ATGTTCTTCAAGGATGGGAGATTGTATGTAATGGAGGTGATGGCTGGGCGGTCGAAGGAAATAGGAAACCATTTCCGGACAACACAGTCACCAAATGTTTCGTAACATCTTATGG GTTATGTTTGAAGCGACAGCTGATTGATTTGAAGAAAGAAGGTTATAGTGCTGCTTTAATGGATCAAGTGCAACCTCATATCAAAATATCAGACTG GTATGCCCCATGCCCTGACTGTGGAAGTGAGTATCAGATCTGTGTAGAGTTGCTTGATCAGAGGAAAAACCCCATCAGAACCTTTCAGCCTGAGACAGTTATATTTCCATCTGGGAACAGTGAGCCGTGGTGTCAA ATGACCCACATCTTTAAGGATTATGGACCTGGAGTTCAGTTTATTCGTTTCACTCATGGTGGGAAGGATACACGGTTCTGGGCAGGCCATTTTGGAATACGGATCACTAGCAGTAGTGTGGAGATCAATCCAACTGATGAGGGGTAG
- the LOC127505241 gene encoding sodium-dependent lysophosphatidylcholine symporter 1-like isoform X3 → MANNNANILYSRNDDKIACATENDDDEQKTPGIPLSRKLCYAVGGMPYQMTATAKGFFMQIFLLDVVKMEAFSASIILFLGRAWDGITDPLIGYAVSKSGRTRIGKLIPWIVFTMPLGVLSYVMLWYTPQDTMSSSFSFSWYFIWCCLFDTFMSCYHVPYSSLNMFLGGNEKDRDSATGYRMGMEMFATLAGAAIQGQIVGVHHAKKTRDCSLQNDTVEPSGNHTDEISVTLQNTRTAYLTGALVLGILYFLCCLVLFLGVKEQLAPLSKLDRINISYLTGIKMMLGHTPYVRLVFGFLFASLAFQMAQGNFALFCTHAANMGQYFQHLVLILLTAATISIPVWQTLLVKIGKKTTIFIGLLMYIPALIVISLVKSNLPVFIIMSMLAGTSLASLFLLPW, encoded by the exons ATGGCCAACAATAATGCGAATATACTGTACAGTcgaaatgatgacaaaatagcCTGCGCGACAGAAAATGACGACGATGAGCAG AAAACCCCAGGCATCCCTTTGTCCAGAAAGCTGTGTTATGCCGTTGGAGGAATGCCTTATCAAATGACTGCAACCGCCAAGGGCTTTTTCATGCAGATCTTTTTACTGGACGTTGTGAAG ATGGAAGCTTTCTCTGCATCCATCATCCTCTTCCTTGGTCGAGCTTGGGATGGCATTACGGATCCTCTGATTGGTTATGCTGTGAGCAAGAGTGGACGGACCAGAATTGGCAAACTTATTCCTTG GATTGTTTTCACAATGCCACTTGGGGTCCTATCGTATGTCATGCTCTGGTATACCCCACAGGACACCATGTCCTCTTCCTTCAGTTTCAGCTGGTACTTCATATGGTGCTGTCTGTTTGACACCTTCATGAGT TGCTACCATGTGCCGTATTCTTCCCTAAACATGTTTCTGGGGGGGAATGAGAAGGATCGAGACTCAGCCACTGGTTACA GGATGGGCATGGAAATGTTCGCTACACTGGCGGGGGCCGCCATTCAGGGTCAGATTGTGGGAGTGCACCATGCCAAAAAAACACGCGACTGCAGCTTACAGAATGACACGGTTGAGCCTTCTGGGAACCACACAGATGAAATATCTGTCACTCTACAAAACACA AGAACAGCCTATTTGACTGGTGCACTAGTATTAGGAATTCTGTACTTCCTGTGCTGCCTCGTGCTTTTTCTTGGAGTAAAGGAACAGTTGG CACCTCTGAGTAAACTGGACCGCATAAATATCTCCTATCTTACTGGTATAAAGATGATGTTGGGACACACTCCATATGTGCGGCTTGTATTTGGCTTCCTCTTTGCTTCACTAGCATTCCAG atggCTCAGGGAAATTTCGCCCTCTTCTGTACTCATGCAGCAAATATGGGACAATATTTCCAGCATCTTGTTCTCATATTATTG ACAGCAGCCACAATATCCATCCCAGTGTGGCAGACGTTATTGGTCAAAATAGGCAAGAAGACTACTATATTCATTGGCCTTTTA ATGTATATACCAGCTCTAATTGTGATATCCCTAGTGAAAAGTAATTTACCTGTCTTCATTATTATGTCCATGTTAGCTGGCACAAGTCTGGCATCCCTCTTTTTACTCCCTTGGTAA
- the fkbp1ab gene encoding FKBP prolyl isomerase 1Ab: MGVEIETITPGDGRTFPKKGQTCVVHYVGSLTDGRKFDSSRDRDKPFKFKIGKQEVIRGWEEGIAQMSVGQRAKLTCSPDFAYGNKGHPGIIPPNATLIFDVELLSLE, from the exons ATGGGAGTGGAGATCGAGACCATAACCCCCGGCGATG GGAGGACTTTTCCCAAAAAAGGACAGACATGTGTGGTGCATTATGTTG GCTCTCTGACAGATGGACGAAAGTTTGACTCTTCCCGTGACCGTGACAAGCCATTTAAGTTCAAGATTGGTAAACAGGAAGTGATCCGTGGCTGGGAGGAAGGTATTGCGCAG ATGAGTGTGGGCCAACGCGCAAAGCTGACCTGTTCACCTGATTTTGCCTATGGTAATAAAGGCCATCCTGGGATTATTCCCCCAAACGCCACCCTCATCTTTGATGTGGAGCTTCTTAGTTTGGAGTGA
- the LOC127505241 gene encoding sodium-dependent lysophosphatidylcholine symporter 1-like isoform X1, translating into MANNNANILYSRNDDKIACATENDDDEQKTPGIPLSRKLCYAVGGMPYQMTATAKGFFMQIFLLDVVKMEAFSASIILFLGRAWDGITDPLIGYAVSKSGRTRIGKLIPWIVFTMPLGVLSYVMLWYTPQDTMSSSFSFSWYFIWCCLFDTFMSCYHVPYSSLNMFLGGNEKDRDSATGYRMGMEMFATLAGAAIQGQIVGVHHAKKTRDCSLQNDTVEPSGNHTDEISVTLQNTRTAYLTGALVLGILYFLCCLVLFLGVKEQLAPLSKLDRINISYLTGIKMMLGHTPYVRLVFGFLFASLAFQMAQGNFALFCTHAANMGQYFQHLVLILLTAATISIPVWQTLLVKIGKKTTIFIGLLMYIPALIVISLVKSNLPVFIIMSMLAGTSLASLFLLPWSMLPDVVDDFKVKNPSCQDIEPLFYSCYVFFNKFGGGMSVGISTLVLHFVGYKPGACKHNPEVIHSLRLLFAPVPICLLLISLVIFCFYPINEERRQEIQNALRKAGTETSMKGEEELSL; encoded by the exons ATGGCCAACAATAATGCGAATATACTGTACAGTcgaaatgatgacaaaatagcCTGCGCGACAGAAAATGACGACGATGAGCAG AAAACCCCAGGCATCCCTTTGTCCAGAAAGCTGTGTTATGCCGTTGGAGGAATGCCTTATCAAATGACTGCAACCGCCAAGGGCTTTTTCATGCAGATCTTTTTACTGGACGTTGTGAAG ATGGAAGCTTTCTCTGCATCCATCATCCTCTTCCTTGGTCGAGCTTGGGATGGCATTACGGATCCTCTGATTGGTTATGCTGTGAGCAAGAGTGGACGGACCAGAATTGGCAAACTTATTCCTTG GATTGTTTTCACAATGCCACTTGGGGTCCTATCGTATGTCATGCTCTGGTATACCCCACAGGACACCATGTCCTCTTCCTTCAGTTTCAGCTGGTACTTCATATGGTGCTGTCTGTTTGACACCTTCATGAGT TGCTACCATGTGCCGTATTCTTCCCTAAACATGTTTCTGGGGGGGAATGAGAAGGATCGAGACTCAGCCACTGGTTACA GGATGGGCATGGAAATGTTCGCTACACTGGCGGGGGCCGCCATTCAGGGTCAGATTGTGGGAGTGCACCATGCCAAAAAAACACGCGACTGCAGCTTACAGAATGACACGGTTGAGCCTTCTGGGAACCACACAGATGAAATATCTGTCACTCTACAAAACACA AGAACAGCCTATTTGACTGGTGCACTAGTATTAGGAATTCTGTACTTCCTGTGCTGCCTCGTGCTTTTTCTTGGAGTAAAGGAACAGTTGG CACCTCTGAGTAAACTGGACCGCATAAATATCTCCTATCTTACTGGTATAAAGATGATGTTGGGACACACTCCATATGTGCGGCTTGTATTTGGCTTCCTCTTTGCTTCACTAGCATTCCAG atggCTCAGGGAAATTTCGCCCTCTTCTGTACTCATGCAGCAAATATGGGACAATATTTCCAGCATCTTGTTCTCATATTATTG ACAGCAGCCACAATATCCATCCCAGTGTGGCAGACGTTATTGGTCAAAATAGGCAAGAAGACTACTATATTCATTGGCCTTTTA ATGTATATACCAGCTCTAATTGTGATATCCCTAGTGAAAAGTAATTTACCTGTCTTCATTATTATGTCCATGTTAGCTGGCACAAGTCTGGCATCCCTCTTTTTACTCCCTTG gtcAATGTTGCCAGATGTAGTAGATGACTTCAAAGTCAAGAACCCATCTTGCCAGGATATAGAACCACTATTCTACTCCTGTTATGTTTTCTTCAACAAATTCGGTGGAGGCATGTCTGTTGGAATCTCTACTTTGGTACTACA CTTCGTAGGATATAAGCCTGGTGCTTGTAAACATAATCCAGAGGTCATACACTCGCTGCGGCTGCTCTTCGCTCCAGTGCCCATCTGCCTGTTGCTCATCAGCTTGGTGATTTTTTGCTTCTATCCCATCAATGAAGAGAGACGGCAGGAAATCCAGAATGCTTTAAGGAAAGCAGG GACAGAGACCAGCATGAAAGGAGAAGAAGAACTGAGCCTATGA